The following coding sequences are from one Spartobacteria bacterium window:
- a CDS encoding YraN family protein, which yields MLFLRKKEPEHLKTGRWGEKIAEQMLCKKGYKVLGRRVRMGKHGEIDLVVCNDTELLFIEVKTRKNADFGRPAEAVDRAKEQTLCDAVARYLARLESKPPSFRIDVVEVVGHPGDKNPEIKHIQSAIMLSEHYQIQW from the coding sequence ATGCTTTTCTTAAGAAAAAAAGAACCAGAACATCTTAAAACCGGCCGATGGGGAGAAAAAATTGCGGAGCAGATGCTCTGCAAAAAAGGCTATAAAGTCTTGGGTCGACGAGTTCGTATGGGAAAACATGGGGAAATAGATCTGGTGGTATGCAACGACACTGAATTGCTTTTTATCGAAGTGAAAACGCGCAAAAATGCGGACTTCGGGCGACCAGCCGAGGCGGTTGACCGTGCAAAAGAGCAAACACTGTGTGATGCAGTGGCCCGCTATCTCGCCCGTCTGGAAAGCAAACCCCCGTCCTTTCGTATCGATGTGGTCGAGGTCGTTGGCCATCCAGGAGATAAAAACCCTGAGATAAAACACATCCAGAGTGCCATCATGCTCAGTGAACACTATCAGATCCAATGGTAA